The following proteins come from a genomic window of Miscanthus floridulus cultivar M001 chromosome 2, ASM1932011v1, whole genome shotgun sequence:
- the LOC136515329 gene encoding uncharacterized protein, giving the protein MADGAGDGAAATGKLAELPSGTEKGLPRRGKASSGRTLNTAQIPLVASHPDVYEPCDDSFALVDALLSDKAQLLTLQPRLCMEVGSGSGYVITSLAIMLRQLGSGAQYLATDINQHAAETTQATLEAHGVHADVIVTDIVSGLDKRLAGMVDVAVVNPPYVPTPVEEVGCKGIASSWAGGLNGRQVIHRILPAVREVLSERGWLYMVALEDNDPSDICHLMSEMGYASRVVLKRCTEEESLYVLKFWRDPHAVSSASPKSSGSESWFSQLPFKSLWHKNS; this is encoded by the exons ATGGCGGACGGCGCcggcgacggcgcggcggcgACGGGGAAGCTGGCGGAGCTCCCCAGCGGCACCGAGAAGGGGCTCCCCAGGAGGGGCAAG GCTTCTTCAGGGAGGACATTAAACACTGCACAAATTCCGCTTGTTGCCAGCCATCCAGATGTGTATGAGCCATGTGACGATTCCTTTGCCCTTGTTGATGCACTACTCTCAGACAAAGCGCAACTTTTGACACTACAGCCAAGGTTATGTATGGAGGTAGGGTCTGGTAGTGGTTATGTCATCACCTCTCTTGCAATCATGCTCAGGCAATTAGGCTCTGGAGCCCAGTACCTAGCAACTGACATCAACCAACATGCTGCCGAGACAACTCAAGCGACCCTTGAGGCTCATGGGGTGCATGCAGATGTGATTGTTACTGATATCGTGTCTGGTCTTGATAAACGCCTTGCTGGTATGGTTGATGTGGCAGTTGTTAACCCTCCTTATGTGCCAACTCCTGTGGAAGAAGTTGGATGCAAAGGCATTGCTTCGTCTTGGGCAGGAGGTTTGAACGGGCGCCAAGTGATACACAGGATCCTTCCTGCTGTGCGTGAGGTGCTATCAGAAAGAGGGTGGCTGTACATGGTGGCCCTCGAAGATAATGATCCTTCAGATATATGCCATCTGATGAGCGAGATGGGGTATGCATCACGCGTTGTCTTGAAGAGGTGTACTGAGGAGGAGAGCCTTTATGTTCTCAAGTTCTGGAGAGATCCGCATGCTGTTTCAAGTGCGTCTCCTAAATCTTCAGGCTCTGAGTCATGGTTTTCTCAGTTGCCTTTCAAATCCCTTTGGCACAAGAACTCGTAG
- the LOC136537686 gene encoding dolichol-phosphate mannosyltransferase subunit 1-like isoform X1, with translation MEAAAAGRKRAYSIIVPTYNERLNIALIVYLIFKHLPDVNFEIIVVDDGSPDGTQDIVKQLQQVYGEDFVLLRARPRKLGLGTAYLHGLKHASGEFVVIMDADLSHHPKYLPSFIRKQKETGADVVTGTRYVKNGGVHGWNLMRKLTSRGANVLAQTLLQPGASDLTGSFRLYKRDVLEDLISSCVSKGYVFQMEMIVRATRKGYHIEEVPITFVDRVFGISKLGGSEIVEYLKGLVYLLLTT, from the exons atggaggcggcggcggcgggccgcAAGCGCGCGTACAGCATCATCGTGCCCACCTACAACGAGCGCCTGAACATCGCCCTCATCGTCTACCTCATCTTCAAGCACCTCCC GGATGTGAACTTTGAGATCATTGTTGTGGATGATGGTAGTCCAGATGGAACTCAGGACATTGTAAAACAACTGCAGCAAGTATATGGTGAAGATTTTGTT CTACTGCGAGCTAGGCCAAGGAAGCTAGGACTTG GTACGGCATATTTACATGGATTAAAACATGCCTCAGGGGAATTTGTCGTTATCATGGATGCGGACCTATCTCACCAT CCAAAATACTTGCCAAGCTTTATTAG GAAACAAAAGGAAACTGGAGCTGACGTTGTAACTGGCACACGGTATGTTAAGAATGGTGGTGTCCATGGTTGGAATCTCATGCGCAAGCTGACTAGCAGAGGTGCAAATGTTCTTGCACAAACGTTACTACAGCCTGGAGCTTCAGATTTAACTGGATCATTTAG GTTATATAAGCGAGATGTCCTGGAAGACTTAATCTCCTCATGTGTCAGCAAGGGCTACGTGTTCCAGATGGAGATGATTGTTAGGGCTACTAGGAAAGGTTATCACATTGAAGAG GTTCCAATAACATTTGTCGACAGAGTATTTGGAATTTCAAAACTTGGTGGGTCCGAGATAGTTGAATATTTGAAAGGCCTTGTTTATCTGCTGCTCACAACATGA
- the LOC136537686 gene encoding dolichol-phosphate mannosyltransferase subunit 1-like isoform X2, which produces MEAAAAGRKRAYSIIVPTYNERLNIALIVYLIFKHLPDVNFEIIVVDDGSPDGTQDIVKQLQQVYGEDFVLLRARPRKLGLGEFVVIMDADLSHHPKYLPSFIRKQKETGADVVTGTRYVKNGGVHGWNLMRKLTSRGANVLAQTLLQPGASDLTGSFRLYKRDVLEDLISSCVSKGYVFQMEMIVRATRKGYHIEEVPITFVDRVFGISKLGGSEIVEYLKGLVYLLLTT; this is translated from the exons atggaggcggcggcggcgggccgcAAGCGCGCGTACAGCATCATCGTGCCCACCTACAACGAGCGCCTGAACATCGCCCTCATCGTCTACCTCATCTTCAAGCACCTCCC GGATGTGAACTTTGAGATCATTGTTGTGGATGATGGTAGTCCAGATGGAACTCAGGACATTGTAAAACAACTGCAGCAAGTATATGGTGAAGATTTTGTT CTACTGCGAGCTAGGCCAAGGAAGCTAGGACTTG GGGAATTTGTCGTTATCATGGATGCGGACCTATCTCACCAT CCAAAATACTTGCCAAGCTTTATTAG GAAACAAAAGGAAACTGGAGCTGACGTTGTAACTGGCACACGGTATGTTAAGAATGGTGGTGTCCATGGTTGGAATCTCATGCGCAAGCTGACTAGCAGAGGTGCAAATGTTCTTGCACAAACGTTACTACAGCCTGGAGCTTCAGATTTAACTGGATCATTTAG GTTATATAAGCGAGATGTCCTGGAAGACTTAATCTCCTCATGTGTCAGCAAGGGCTACGTGTTCCAGATGGAGATGATTGTTAGGGCTACTAGGAAAGGTTATCACATTGAAGAG GTTCCAATAACATTTGTCGACAGAGTATTTGGAATTTCAAAACTTGGTGGGTCCGAGATAGTTGAATATTTGAAAGGCCTTGTTTATCTGCTGCTCACAACATGA
- the LOC136515318 gene encoding pentatricopeptide repeat-containing protein At1g74850, chloroplastic-like isoform X2, translating into MALVSTATVASSSYHCDILLFPRTRRSWRGPRWSRGGAGAGARLPVLQRAGGGLAVLERAGAGAGPAVLERAGATAAAARREELVPAGNGRNSYEVESLIDRLSNLPPRGSIARCLETARHRLTLQDFAAVYREFSRRGDWQRSLRLFKYMQRQSWCRPDEHIHAIVIGVLGRQGPALLDKCLEVFHDLPAESRTALSYTSLIAAYARNALHEEARALLDQMKAAGVAPTAATYNTVLAACARATDPPVPFDMLLGLFAEMRHDASPSVRPDLTTYNTLLAAAAVRSLADQSEMLLRTMLEAGVSPDTVSYRYIVDAFASAGNLSRVAELFSEMAAMGNTADASAYLGLMEAHTRVGATAEAVAVLRQMQADGCAPTAATYRVLLDLYGRQGRFDGVCELFREMRTAVPPDTATYNVLFRVYGDGGFFKEVVELFHDMLETGVEPDMVTCENVMAACGRGGLHKDAREVLEYMTREGMVPTADAYTGLVEALGHAAMYEEAYVAFNMMTEIGSLPTLETYNALAFAYARGGLFQEAEAIFSRMSNNAGIQKNKDSFDALIEAYCQGAQLDDAVKAYMDMRKSRFNPDERSLEGVLNAYCIAGVIDESKEQFEELQSSVTVPSTIAYCMMLSLYARNDRWSDAYDLLEEMKTNRASSTHQVIASLIKGEYDDSSNWQMVEYALENSTMEGCDYSLRFFNALLDVLWWFGQKGRAARVLDQAVKFGLFPELYRDTKLVWSLDVHRMSVGGALVAVSVWLNKLYDRLVEDEDLPQLASVVVLSAT; encoded by the exons ATGGCGCTCGTGTCCACCGCCACCGTCGCGTCGTCGTCCTACCACTGCGACATCCTCCTCTTCCCGAGGACCAGGAGGAGCTGGCGCGGGCCGAGGTGGagccgcggcggcgccggcgcgggcgcgaggCTACCGGTGCTGCAGCGAGCGGGCGGTGGGCTTGCGGTGCTGGAGcgagcgggcgcgggcgcggggcctGCGGTGCTGGAGCGAGCGGGGGCCACGGCGGCCGCGGCGAGAAGGGAGGAGCTGGTGCCCGCGGGGAATGGCAGGAACTCGTACGAGGTGGAGTCGCTGATCGACCGGCTGAGCAACCTGCCGCCTCGGGGCTCCATCGCGCGCTGCCTCGAGACGGCGCGGCACCGGCTGACGCTGCAGGACTTCGCGGCCGTGTACCGCGAGTTCTCGCGACGCGGGGACTGGCAGCGCTCGCTCCGGCTCTTCAAGTACATGCAGCGCCAGTCGTGGTGCCGCCCCGACGAGCACATCCACGCTATCGTCATCGGCGTGCTCGGGCGCCAGGGCCCCGCGCTGCTCGACAAGTGCCTCGAGGTGTTCCACGACCTCCCCGCCGAGTCGCGCACCGCGCTCTCCTACACCTCCCTCATCGCCGCCTACGCGCGCAACGCGCTGCACGAGGAGGCCCGCGCGCTGCTCGACCAGATGAAGGCCGCGGGGGTCGCGCCCACCGCCGCCACCTACAACACCGTGCTcgccgcctgcgcccgcgccacCGACCCACCCGTCCCCTTCGACATGCTCCTCGGCCTCTTCGCTGAGATGCGGCACGACGCGTCCCCCTCCGTGCGCCCCGACCTCACCACCTACAAcaccctcctcgccgccgccgccgtgcgctcTCTGGCTGATCAGTCTGAAATGCTGCTGCGCACTATGCTTGAGGCCGGCGTCTCCCCGGATACTGTATCTTATCGTTACATTGTGGATGCCTTTGCCAGCGCCGGCAACCTCTCCCGTGTAGCCGAGCTGTTCTCCGAAATGGCTGCCATGGGGAACACGGCGGATGCCTCTGCGTATCTAGGACTCATGGAGGCACACACGCGTGTTGGCGCCACGGCTGAGGCGGTGGCTGTGCTGCGGCAGATGCAGGCTGATGGGTGTGCGCCAACAGCTGCCACTTACCGTGTCCTGCTCGATCTTTATGGAAGGCAGGGGCGGTTTGATGGAGTGTGCGAACTCTTCCGTGAGATGAGAACTGCTGTACCGCCAGACACGGCCACATATAATGTGCTCTTCCGTGTATACGGGGATGGTGGCTTCTTCAAGGAGGTGGTGGAGCTCTTCCATGATATGCTTGAAACTGGGGTAGAGCCTGATATGGTGACCTGCGAAAATGTCATGGCTGCCTGTGGTCGTGGTGGCCTCCATAAGGATGCAAGAGAAGTTCTTGAATATATGACCAGAGAAGGAATGGTACCTACTGCAGACGCCTACACTGGCCTGGTTGAGGCTCTTGGCCACGCGGCTATGTATGAG GAAGCCTATGTTGCTTTCAACATGATGACCGAAATCGGTAGCTTGCCAACTCTTGAGACCTACAATGCTCTTGCGTTTGCATATGCTAGGGGTGGGCTCTTCCAGGAGGCTGAGGCCATCTTTTCTCGGATGAGTAACAATGCTGGCATTCAGAAAAACAAAGATTCATTTGATGCCCTCATCGAAGCATATTGCCAGGGCGCACAATTGGATGATGCAGTGAAGGCGTACATGGACATGCGCAAATCCAGGTTTAATCCAGATGAGCGGTCCCTTGAGGGGGTACTTAATGCCTACTGCATAGCAGGGGTCATAGATGAGAGTAAAGAACAGTTTGAAGAGCTTCAATCTAGCGTGACTGTGCCCAGCACCATTGCCTATTGCATGATGTTGTCACTATATGCTAGGAACGACAG GTGGTCTGATGCGTATGATCTGCTGGAAGAAATGAAAACAAATCGTGCTAGTAGTACACATCAAGTAATTGCTTCCCTAATCAAAGGGGAATATGATGATAGCTCCAACTGGCAAATGGTTGAATATGCCCTCGAAAACAGTACCATGGAAGGCTGTGACTATAGTTTACGATTCTTCAACGCTCTCCTTGATGTGCTTTGGTGGTTTGGTCAGAAGGGCCGAGCTGCAAGAGTTCTGGATCAAGCAGTAAAATTTGGGCTCTTCCCTGAGTTATATCGTGATACCAAGCTCGTCTGGTCACTAGATGTACATAG GATGTCTGTAGGTGGAGCACTGGTGGCTGTATCAGTATGGCTCAATAAGCTTTATGACAGACTAGTAGAAGATGAAGATCTTCCACAGTTAGCATCTGTTGTTGTATT AAGTGCAACTTGA